A segment of the Chitinispirillales bacterium ANBcel5 genome:
TAGGAAACAGGGTACTGTATCCACCAGAAACTTGGAAGCTGCATATGAATTGGGTTCGCCGCAGCCTGTCTACAAAAAAAACTTCAGGGTTTACTCTCATTGAAGTCCTCATTGCAATAGTTGTGGTCGGTATTATTGCAGCGATTGTAACCGTTAACTGGGCATCATTTTTACGATATCAAAACCTCAGAAGAGAGTCGGTGAGTGTGTGGAGAGAGCTCTCTTCACTCAAGGCACGGGCTTTAAATGAAGACGTGGAGTTTGTGGTTTCATTTCCCGCTCACAATCACTATGATATTGATACCTCTGGAGTTACTATCTCCCAACGTAGTCTCACTGATGGAATACACTTCTCCCAAAATCCTACCGTAGGCGGAGTTGCTGCAATAGATCCTCCACAGGATTCCTGGACAGATGATGATTTAACAGTCAGACCGGACAATATCGAAGCGTTCACTACCGGTAAAATATATCTGCATGATAATAACCGAGTTTTCTGCATTGTTAAAAGAGAGGACAGAACTACTTTGCAACTTTTTTACTGGGATGGTGATGAATGGGAAGAGATGTAACCAGGGGCGGTTTTTCCATCGTTGAGATTATGGTTAGCCTTTTGCTTGTGGCCGTGGCACTTATGGCCATTGCTTCGGTGTTTCCCCGCATAACCGCTCATCAGAAAGTGATACGGGAGGTGGAGGATGGGTATATGATAGCAGCACATGTGCTCGACAGCCTCTATCAGGAATCGTTAGCTGATCCATCTCCGTTTAGTATAGAAGCTGGAGACCCTCCTATAGTTATAAGTGGTTTAGATCCTATTTCAAGAAACAACACCAGCTTTTTGCCTGAAGGAGAAATTGTATTTGATGGGGCCAATAATTTAAAAGTTGCTACCGTGACTGTAGTGTGGCAAAAGCTTGGAAACTCCCAGCAAGTCAGCGTGTCAGGAGTTGTACGATGAACAAAAAAGGTCTGACTCTTGTTGAACTGCTTGTTTATATAGTTATTGCAGGGTTTCTTTTGGCTCCCGTGATTATGATGGTGCAGCGATCCTCGCTTTTTATGGCAAAGGATTCTGAGTCTGCAGCACTTCGCACTAAGGGTGAAGATGTAATGCAGATCTTTTATGATGACATTAAAAACACTGGGTTTAAAACTGAATTACAAATGATTCATAATGCACCGAATTTTACAATAAACAATGATGTAGTAATAGACCCCGTTAATGATCAATCTTCATTCAGTTATAGCAGTGGTCTTGATCATGCATCAAATTTTGATGAGCTCACAATTAGAAGTGGAATCATTGATGATCAAAATGACTGGGTAGGGGTAAGGCAGATAACGTATTCTGTGAATAACCAAAATGAGATACAGAGGTCTATAAGTGTTGATGGTGCAAACCAGGGAACACACACAATTGCAACTGGTATCGAACGTCTTAGGTTCCATTTCTCACCTGATATGCAAGAGTGGTACCCGAACAGTACAGAACCTAATATCGATAAAGAAAATGTAAGGTATATAAAAGTTTCGCTTATCTTGGTTAGTGAAAGAGATGGTTTGGGATATTCTGGCCAACCATTTGAGATTGTTGATGAAAACTTTACCACTACTGATAACAGACAGCGGGAATTTTATCAAAAAACCATACCAGTTCCAAATAATGGCCCTTTTGCCGCTCCTTAAATGATCAGAGGTTGTGATGAGAGTTAAATACAAACCATTACGAAGTAAAAACGGCTCTACTATGGTAGGTGTGTTAGCTGCAATGGTGTTTATCGGTGTTGTTACCACTTTTATGGTAAGTATGACCAAAAGTGGGGGGGCATCAAGAGCCGCTTATTCTTCTTTAACACTCGCCAACATAACAAGTGAGAATGCATTGCGTGCTGCCGAGAGTTTCCTTGGGGGTAGTACTGCTCAGGAGGTTGCAAATTTGCTCACCGATGTAATAAATAATGGGCCACAACCAATCTTTGTTAACCAGGGATTAGGTACAGATCAACAGTTCACTACAACGATTGTAGATTTTAATTTCTATGAAAACATTGTGGTTGTAGCAGGAAATGGGAGTGGTAGAACCGGTGCCCAAAGACAGACGTTAGCTTTTTACCAATTAGACAATTTACAACCCCAGTCACCTTCGGAAATAGGCACAACGCTTCTTTTAAATGCTCCGGGTACTAATTTTAATGCACCTTTTGACATCACAGGGGATGTTTTTTTTGGAAATGTTGCCAATTTCAACCAACCAGGGAGTCGTATCAATGGAACTTTTAAATGGATCACAGATCAGGAAGATAATGCTACAGGAACCATAGATGGAATGACCTTTACCCAAA
Coding sequences within it:
- a CDS encoding prepilin-type N-terminal cleavage/methylation domain-containing protein is translated as MNKKGLTLVELLVYIVIAGFLLAPVIMMVQRSSLFMAKDSESAALRTKGEDVMQIFYDDIKNTGFKTELQMIHNAPNFTINNDVVIDPVNDQSSFSYSSGLDHASNFDELTIRSGIIDDQNDWVGVRQITYSVNNQNEIQRSISVDGANQGTHTIATGIERLRFHFSPDMQEWYPNSTEPNIDKENVRYIKVSLILVSERDGLGYSGQPFEIVDENFTTTDNRQREFYQKTIPVPNNGPFAAP
- a CDS encoding type II secretion system protein, which encodes MNWVRRSLSTKKTSGFTLIEVLIAIVVVGIIAAIVTVNWASFLRYQNLRRESVSVWRELSSLKARALNEDVEFVVSFPAHNHYDIDTSGVTISQRSLTDGIHFSQNPTVGGVAAIDPPQDSWTDDDLTVRPDNIEAFTTGKIYLHDNNRVFCIVKREDRTTLQLFYWDGDEWEEM